A single window of Pontibacillus chungwhensis DNA harbors:
- a CDS encoding DEAD/DEAH box helicase: MLKKGEIVGGSFWPEPVQIKHVESIDDELFLVEAVGRESNQFFENYLEEFQLEQVEHYSENETSDQWKNRFQHYLQYHVLRTEKEYSQARARGNKNMIPLPHQIEAVYSKMLQAPQVRYLLADDPGAGKTIMSGMLIRELKARNMVRKTLILVPPLVLKQWQAELKEKFDEDFLIITRDYLKASGEINPFEMHQQVIASMYWASREDIKNMILNSHFDLVIVDEAHKMAAYTVGQKKRKVKRTKMFQLGENLLRHSEHCMLLTATPHKGDKENFRYLMSLIDHDIFSHLNRSDSIFEKSNPYVIRRLKEKMVKFDGTPLFPKRTTKTLGFELSSAEVELYDAVTDYVRHYFNRAKKNDKPNVAFAMMILQRRLSSSVEAIYLSLLRRKERLQKVLETGQRLQQLIDTEEYEESSFEDQELMEQYAEGEFEELDMDELQVEIEMLDHLIRKANVVRQQENERKFLELESTLFGADGLLAQGEKILIFTESKDTLNYLEKKFKAYVPDIAKIVGGFSMDRRQEEVEKFRKDLQIMLATDAGGESINLQFCNQMVNYDIPWNPNRLEQRMGRIHRIGQKNEVFVFNLVATNTREGDVLSRLLTKMEQMREDLGQELVYDFIGEVLEDHQADLPSIMEQSIIGRENLDNVIERMEKTLSEEHERLLELAKNERLNENFDLPGAKRSFDKVSIHSIPRRFYGHFVLQGLESTRTRVSVSGDKSAARIDRFPKRIRDFARGRKLMFNFDESIRFALSTNSESTQLSMLQNDSPVFNIIMQLTSKEMQQAVLPFYEVQASVPEDMKIELNQVTIVDGNGRELEQQLMMTGKRENGGFVQVSPYFLFHQTLEVEGTFVQEDQDIKRYVIKHARNLLKTIQRKREDYANRKRVFLRKSFEEQIETLQQRLEKYQRENVERKNSALINQTYAQIDEIEDRSKERLNEIDRERSIQLKPVKRIAQFKVSSNGVSNGRVIPQDFLSLIEEYELKSGRLNVQLQPAFGLVDFISEDVEGENRLIVVTDDLYQFKQQLVLEDYSDITERVFVYEVRAHGIKEHKLDQGLMFTY; the protein is encoded by the coding sequence ATGCTTAAGAAAGGTGAAATAGTTGGGGGATCTTTCTGGCCAGAGCCTGTTCAAATTAAGCATGTCGAAAGCATTGATGATGAGTTGTTTTTGGTAGAAGCTGTCGGTCGTGAATCCAATCAATTCTTCGAAAATTATTTAGAAGAATTTCAATTAGAACAAGTGGAACATTATTCTGAGAATGAAACTTCAGATCAATGGAAGAATCGCTTTCAACACTATTTACAGTATCACGTATTGCGAACGGAAAAAGAATACTCTCAAGCACGGGCTCGTGGGAATAAGAATATGATACCTCTGCCTCACCAAATTGAAGCGGTTTATAGTAAGATGCTTCAGGCACCTCAAGTACGTTATCTATTGGCTGATGATCCAGGAGCAGGTAAAACGATTATGTCCGGTATGCTGATCAGGGAATTGAAAGCACGAAATATGGTTCGCAAAACGTTAATTCTAGTTCCTCCGCTAGTATTAAAACAGTGGCAGGCAGAGTTAAAAGAAAAATTCGATGAAGATTTCTTAATTATAACTCGTGATTACTTGAAAGCTTCGGGTGAAATCAACCCCTTTGAAATGCACCAGCAAGTGATAGCATCCATGTATTGGGCTTCTAGAGAGGATATTAAAAATATGATCCTAAATTCTCACTTTGATTTAGTGATTGTAGATGAGGCTCATAAGATGGCAGCTTACACAGTAGGACAGAAAAAAAGAAAAGTGAAACGCACGAAAATGTTTCAACTTGGGGAGAACCTGTTACGTCATTCAGAACATTGCATGCTTCTAACAGCTACTCCGCATAAAGGAGACAAAGAAAACTTTAGGTACTTAATGAGCCTTATCGATCATGACATTTTTTCTCATCTTAATCGAAGTGACTCTATTTTCGAAAAGAGTAATCCATACGTAATCCGTCGGTTAAAAGAAAAGATGGTTAAATTTGACGGAACACCCTTGTTTCCAAAACGAACGACAAAGACACTTGGTTTCGAGTTAAGCTCTGCAGAAGTAGAGCTATACGACGCTGTGACAGACTACGTACGTCATTACTTTAACCGTGCGAAAAAGAATGATAAACCGAATGTTGCTTTTGCTATGATGATTTTACAACGGAGGCTTAGCTCTTCTGTGGAAGCAATCTACCTCTCTCTATTACGAAGAAAAGAACGACTGCAGAAAGTTTTGGAGACAGGACAGAGGTTGCAGCAATTAATAGACACAGAAGAATATGAAGAAAGCTCCTTTGAAGATCAGGAATTGATGGAGCAATATGCAGAAGGTGAATTTGAAGAACTTGATATGGACGAACTTCAGGTGGAAATAGAAATGCTTGATCATTTGATCCGCAAAGCAAATGTGGTACGGCAGCAGGAGAATGAGAGAAAATTTCTTGAACTGGAAAGCACCTTATTTGGAGCAGACGGACTTCTTGCTCAAGGGGAGAAAATACTAATTTTCACAGAATCAAAAGATACACTGAATTATTTAGAAAAGAAATTTAAGGCTTATGTACCGGATATTGCTAAAATTGTGGGTGGTTTTTCCATGGACAGGCGTCAAGAAGAGGTGGAGAAGTTTCGCAAAGATTTGCAAATCATGCTTGCTACGGATGCTGGTGGAGAATCCATTAACCTTCAGTTCTGTAATCAGATGGTAAATTACGACATACCATGGAATCCGAATCGATTGGAACAGCGAATGGGGCGTATTCACCGTATCGGTCAAAAGAACGAAGTGTTTGTCTTTAATTTAGTAGCTACAAATACTCGTGAAGGGGATGTGCTTTCACGTCTTCTTACAAAGATGGAACAGATGAGAGAAGACCTTGGTCAGGAACTGGTATATGATTTCATCGGTGAAGTATTAGAAGATCATCAGGCTGATTTACCTTCTATTATGGAACAATCCATTATCGGAAGGGAAAACCTCGATAATGTAATTGAGCGTATGGAAAAAACCTTATCCGAAGAACATGAACGTTTGCTAGAGTTAGCTAAGAATGAGCGGCTGAATGAAAACTTTGATTTACCAGGAGCTAAACGCTCTTTTGATAAAGTATCAATCCATAGCATTCCTCGGCGGTTCTATGGTCACTTCGTTTTACAAGGTTTAGAAAGTACGAGGACACGTGTGAGCGTCTCGGGAGATAAATCAGCAGCTCGTATTGATCGTTTTCCTAAACGGATCCGTGACTTTGCCCGTGGACGAAAGTTAATGTTCAATTTTGATGAATCTATTCGCTTTGCATTATCTACGAATTCAGAAAGTACTCAACTTTCAATGTTACAAAATGATAGCCCCGTGTTTAACATAATAATGCAATTGACCTCTAAAGAAATGCAGCAGGCTGTTTTGCCATTTTATGAAGTTCAAGCCTCCGTTCCTGAAGATATGAAAATTGAGTTGAATCAGGTAACGATTGTGGATGGAAATGGTCGTGAGCTTGAACAACAGTTAATGATGACTGGGAAACGCGAGAATGGTGGTTTTGTCCAAGTCTCTCCTTATTTCTTATTTCACCAAACATTAGAGGTGGAGGGTACGTTCGTTCAAGAAGACCAAGACATTAAACGGTACGTCATTAAGCATGCAAGAAACCTTTTAAAAACAATTCAACGTAAGCGAGAGGATTATGCTAATAGAAAAAGAGTCTTTTTAAGAAAGTCTTTTGAAGAGCAGATTGAAACATTACAGCAACGTTTAGAAAAATACCAGAGAGAAAACGTAGAAAGAAAAAATAGTGCATTAATCAACCAGACTTATGCACAGATAGATGAAATAGAAGACCGCAGTAAAGAGCGTTTGAATGAAATTGATCGGGAACGCTCCATCCAACTAAAACCAGTAAAGCGGATAGCACAATTTAAAGTTTCATCCAATGGTGTATCAAATGGACGTGTTATTCCTCAGGACTTTCTCTCTCTAATTGAGGAGTATGAATTGAAAAGTGGTAGGTTGAATGTTCAATTACAACCTGCTTTTGGACTCGTAGATTTTATTAGTGAGGATGTTGAGGGCGAAAATAGGTTGATCGTCGTCACTGACGATTTATATCAGTTTAAACAACAACTGGTGTTGGAGGATTATAGTGATATAACAGAACGGGTTTTCGTGTATGAGGTCAGAGCACATGGAATTAAAGAGCATAAGTTGGATCAAGGGTTAATGTTTACTTATTAA
- a CDS encoding restriction endonuclease, translating into MKRWWMVRAGDNNELVPVWEEQGIASIGWPQLEDPKQFQSKSEMIDMADEVYEESKPRSRSSWVNQVWRFSRDIKKGDKVITYYKETREYMVGTVRGEHYFDKSIGDSNYPNHIDVDWEEVTVERDLLSQAAKNSLGSVLTVFRVDEWGKEIERLVESPFLEPEDINEDEEEESEIIQDLVNKALVMVQDKVDKFDPWQMQELVGGLLQAMDYNVQVSPKGPDGGVDVLAYKDAFGFEKPIIKVQVKHRKSSAGAPEIQQLLGANPIDANCLFVSTGGFTSQAEVVAKHNSVRLVDLEELVDLVVKWYENMPTDKRAILPLKKMYVPE; encoded by the coding sequence ATGAAGCGTTGGTGGATGGTTCGAGCAGGGGACAATAATGAATTAGTTCCAGTGTGGGAAGAACAGGGCATTGCATCTATTGGATGGCCGCAATTAGAAGATCCAAAACAATTTCAATCAAAGAGTGAAATGATTGATATGGCGGATGAAGTATATGAAGAAAGTAAACCGAGATCCAGAAGCAGTTGGGTAAATCAAGTTTGGCGTTTTAGTAGAGACATCAAAAAAGGGGATAAGGTAATAACCTACTACAAAGAAACTAGAGAGTACATGGTAGGAACAGTGAGAGGCGAGCATTATTTTGATAAGTCGATTGGAGATTCAAATTATCCTAATCATATAGACGTTGACTGGGAAGAAGTTACGGTAGAACGGGATCTTTTGTCACAAGCAGCTAAAAACAGTTTAGGCTCAGTACTAACGGTATTTCGTGTTGATGAATGGGGAAAAGAAATTGAAAGGTTAGTGGAATCCCCTTTCTTAGAACCTGAGGATATAAATGAAGATGAGGAAGAAGAAAGTGAAATCATACAAGACCTGGTTAATAAAGCATTAGTGATGGTTCAGGATAAAGTAGATAAGTTCGATCCCTGGCAAATGCAAGAGTTAGTGGGTGGTTTATTACAAGCAATGGATTATAATGTTCAGGTAAGCCCTAAAGGGCCTGATGGAGGAGTGGATGTATTAGCATATAAAGATGCTTTTGGTTTTGAAAAGCCTATTATCAAAGTGCAAGTAAAACATAGAAAATCATCAGCAGGTGCTCCTGAAATTCAACAATTACTAGGCGCTAACCCTATTGATGCTAATTGTTTATTTGTATCAACGGGTGGATTTACCTCACAAGCTGAAGTGGTAGCTAAACATAACTCAGTTAGATTAGTAGATTTAGAGGAATTAGTAGACTTGGTGGTGAAGTGGTACGAAAATATGCCGACAGATAAAAGGGCTATACTTCCGTTGAAGAAGATGTATGTGCCTGAGTAG
- a CDS encoding HNH endonuclease codes for MQKKILCVYCLKQKHRTKVGEHPIPDSCGSDITTVRVCKECNGVANNLVDSPFTNMKYIEFIRSVLGITTKEGVIKTHQQKVNFNESSGNRTTGKITIGKEGSTYELHPKVINNPQDLISTRFFLGQDHTHHIKAVIKKAQKSNITPVRFNLKKSVTTINGSLKYEVDGEIIRKELIKAMYALATIYLNGFEYTKTGCILRKYWKGEGILSPSIKPEFQLAVFNGLNINEVKNHLNTTSHNHLFSCVKEKNGDILMLLNLFGMLTVAIRLLPKCSKEMNNVLNNECKSIIINPVTRESLEMTIF; via the coding sequence ATGCAAAAGAAAATTTTGTGTGTTTATTGTCTAAAGCAGAAACATAGAACAAAAGTAGGAGAACATCCTATACCAGATTCTTGTGGTTCTGATATAACTACAGTTAGAGTTTGTAAAGAATGTAATGGTGTTGCAAATAACTTAGTGGATTCCCCTTTTACTAATATGAAATACATAGAATTTATCAGATCAGTTCTTGGGATAACTACAAAAGAGGGTGTAATTAAAACACACCAACAAAAAGTTAATTTTAATGAGAGCAGTGGTAATCGCACAACAGGTAAAATAACGATAGGTAAAGAGGGGAGTACTTATGAGCTTCATCCGAAGGTAATAAACAATCCTCAGGATCTTATCAGTACTAGGTTCTTTCTAGGGCAAGATCACACACATCATATTAAAGCTGTGATAAAGAAAGCACAGAAGTCTAATATAACACCTGTCAGATTTAATTTAAAAAAATCCGTTACAACAATAAATGGATCCTTAAAGTATGAAGTTGATGGTGAAATAATAAGAAAAGAGCTTATCAAAGCAATGTATGCTTTAGCTACAATATACTTAAACGGGTTTGAATATACAAAAACAGGATGTATATTGCGGAAATACTGGAAAGGTGAAGGGATACTTAGTCCATCAATTAAGCCTGAATTTCAGCTAGCAGTTTTTAATGGATTAAATATAAATGAAGTGAAAAACCATTTAAACACAACCTCCCACAATCACTTGTTCTCGTGCGTTAAAGAAAAGAATGGGGACATATTAATGTTACTTAACTTGTTTGGAATGCTTACTGTAGCTATAAGACTATTACCAAAATGTTCAAAGGAAATGAATAATGTGCTTAATAACGAATGTAAATCAATCATTATTAATCCTGTAACAAGAGAAAGCTTGGAAATGACTATTTTTTAA
- a CDS encoding DUF5655 domain-containing protein → MGDIKLFHINENHAEELEGHAVAVEKSLQHIIEQNSEACLGVRFLASEYSTGKRHGGRIDTLGIDENYSPVIIEYKRSTNENVINQGLFYLDWLLDHKGEFELMVMRQYGEEVSNAIDWTSPRLLCIAGGFTKYDEHAVQQINRNIELYQYKHYTNDLLLLDLVNATTVQETPTGDSKPTKSKTVSDYLKQSSTELSDRYELLQAYLVALGDDVQMKTLKNYIAFKRIKNFACVEVHPATKKILLYVKVDPETVELEKGFTRDVRNIGHYGTGDLEISISSDEDVERAKGFIDMSYDVS, encoded by the coding sequence TTGGGAGATATTAAACTCTTTCACATAAATGAAAATCACGCAGAAGAACTAGAAGGCCACGCCGTAGCTGTGGAGAAATCACTACAGCACATCATTGAACAAAACTCAGAAGCTTGTCTGGGCGTCCGCTTTCTCGCATCAGAATATAGCACAGGCAAACGTCACGGAGGTCGAATCGATACGTTAGGCATCGACGAGAACTACTCCCCTGTCATCATAGAATACAAACGATCCACAAATGAAAATGTGATTAACCAGGGCCTCTTCTACCTTGATTGGCTGCTTGATCATAAAGGAGAATTCGAACTAATGGTCATGCGCCAATACGGTGAAGAAGTCTCCAATGCTATCGATTGGACAAGCCCAAGGTTATTGTGTATAGCTGGCGGATTCACAAAGTACGACGAACACGCCGTGCAGCAGATCAATCGAAACATTGAATTATATCAATACAAGCACTACACGAACGACTTACTTCTACTTGACTTAGTCAATGCAACGACGGTTCAAGAAACACCGACTGGCGATTCAAAGCCAACCAAAAGTAAAACCGTGAGTGATTACTTAAAGCAGTCTAGCACAGAGCTTAGCGATCGCTATGAATTACTACAGGCTTATCTAGTAGCTCTAGGGGACGACGTGCAAATGAAGACGTTGAAGAATTACATTGCTTTTAAACGAATAAAGAATTTTGCCTGTGTGGAAGTTCACCCGGCTACGAAGAAGATTTTGCTTTATGTGAAAGTCGATCCTGAGACGGTTGAGTTGGAGAAGGGCTTCACTCGGGATGTGCGGAATATCGGGCATTATGGTACAGGGGATTTGGAGATTTCGATTAGTAGTGATGAGGATGTTGAAAGGGCTAAGGGGTTTATTGATATGAGTTATGATGTTAGTTGA
- a CDS encoding UvrD-helicase domain-containing protein encodes MQDLFHKIKLFINKIQYRDFSVALKQDLTKWQHSKESLWAKSLALKNQTEIITNHQIETLQETYNEVLKDQPLKAITNSSIHKHLEQLRTLPIYKDYEEKRNEHKKAIRSLLIKLPSIQETRNKVITMHTVEAYTFMERVDLLKKSYITHSHKQSLLASSYQNAYDFFEGGHPDRTIQQFNGLFENLSEKIKDWNKHYIDQELRNNQHFFNNIDGKSLDHQQRVAIVTDEDSNLILAGAGSGKTLTISGKVKYLIERKGIKPEEILLISFTKKAAGEMHERIAKKLGVEIDVKTFHKLGLEIISEAGNEKPDIEDSMDAVLHTFFKEQMHKHKNYIHKLMHFFGVYLKIPKDISDFNTLGEYHEYHKNLDFETLKGKAHKQQEHVKQSTDQLAAQKKTYQGETVKSLEEFIIANFLYLNGISYTYEKPYEYLTGNQQYRQYKPDFYLDDYGLYLEHFGIDENMRAPHLSAIEEERYLEDLKWKRELHKENETRLLETYSYYNREGILLEELERMLKEEGVVFQPIDSKKLFSQIFDHLNNTYFQDLKKLVKTFITLFKSSGYGAEDFQTLEKQNKRNLSLFMRKRNEIFFSLVKPIYHYYEKSLASKNAIDFNDMINRATSIIEETKPQFPYKYIIVDEYQDISQSRFHLINAIRKQTGAKVMCVGDDWQSIYRFAGSDIELFTNFEAYFGDHELLRIEKTYRNSQQLIDTAGQFVMKNPSQYKKNLRSDKTNETPIRMFLFKNRQIIQRLEDILDEVVAAKGTNQTIMLLGRNNYDILIFEKSPDFYAQHKSGKVTYKKYPNLSIQFLSVHKSKGLEADYVILLNAKNGKTGFPNKIEDDPVLEWVLQTKDQFLFSEERRLFYTAITRTQNSTYILVPEKSPSSFVKELKEEYNIAYETGGHVAEETLKCPRCHSGDLTIRNDSFVGCSNYPQCGYTINDVSVLEHQKKCSRCGGFMAKRKNKSGEYFYGCSNYPLCSQTENIE; translated from the coding sequence TTGCAAGACCTATTTCACAAAATCAAGCTATTCATAAACAAAATACAATACAGAGATTTCTCAGTTGCGTTAAAACAAGATCTTACTAAATGGCAACACAGTAAAGAGTCACTCTGGGCGAAGTCTTTGGCTTTAAAGAATCAGACCGAAATCATTACGAACCATCAAATCGAGACCCTTCAAGAAACGTATAATGAAGTGCTCAAAGACCAGCCACTAAAAGCTATCACGAACTCTTCTATACATAAGCATTTGGAACAGCTTAGAACACTGCCAATCTATAAAGACTACGAAGAAAAACGGAATGAACACAAAAAGGCCATTCGTTCCCTCTTAATCAAACTACCGTCTATCCAAGAAACCAGGAACAAAGTGATCACCATGCATACGGTAGAAGCTTATACATTCATGGAACGCGTCGATCTGTTAAAGAAGTCCTACATCACCCATTCTCATAAACAATCACTACTGGCTTCGTCTTATCAAAACGCTTATGACTTCTTTGAAGGAGGCCACCCGGATCGTACCATTCAACAGTTTAATGGACTGTTCGAGAACCTATCTGAAAAAATCAAGGATTGGAACAAGCATTACATCGATCAAGAACTACGTAACAATCAACACTTCTTTAATAATATCGATGGAAAATCACTAGACCACCAGCAGCGAGTGGCCATCGTAACAGACGAAGATAGCAACTTAATCCTAGCCGGAGCCGGGAGCGGGAAGACGTTAACGATCTCAGGCAAAGTGAAATACTTGATCGAACGAAAAGGGATAAAGCCAGAAGAAATCCTGCTTATCTCATTCACCAAGAAAGCAGCCGGTGAAATGCATGAGAGGATTGCGAAGAAACTAGGCGTTGAGATTGATGTGAAGACATTTCATAAACTAGGCCTTGAGATCATTTCAGAAGCCGGGAACGAGAAACCGGATATAGAAGATTCAATGGACGCCGTTCTCCACACCTTTTTCAAAGAACAGATGCACAAACACAAGAACTACATCCATAAGCTGATGCACTTCTTTGGCGTTTATTTAAAAATCCCTAAAGATATCAGCGATTTTAACACGCTCGGCGAGTACCATGAATATCACAAGAACCTCGACTTTGAAACATTGAAAGGTAAAGCACATAAACAACAAGAACACGTGAAGCAAAGCACGGACCAATTAGCGGCTCAAAAGAAGACGTACCAGGGCGAAACGGTGAAAAGTTTAGAAGAATTCATCATCGCCAACTTCCTCTATTTAAATGGAATTTCCTATACTTATGAGAAACCCTACGAATACTTAACAGGGAATCAACAGTACAGACAATATAAGCCAGACTTTTACTTAGATGATTATGGCCTGTACTTAGAACACTTTGGAATTGATGAAAATATGAGAGCTCCGCACTTAAGTGCGATTGAAGAAGAGCGTTACCTTGAGGATCTGAAATGGAAACGGGAATTGCACAAAGAGAACGAAACAAGACTTTTAGAGACTTACTCTTATTACAATCGAGAAGGGATTTTGCTAGAAGAATTAGAGAGGATGCTCAAAGAAGAAGGCGTAGTATTCCAGCCGATTGACAGTAAGAAGTTGTTCTCGCAAATCTTTGATCACCTTAACAACACCTACTTTCAGGATTTAAAAAAGCTAGTGAAAACATTTATTACCTTATTTAAATCATCTGGCTATGGAGCTGAAGACTTCCAAACGTTAGAGAAGCAAAATAAAAGAAACCTCTCCCTATTTATGAGAAAAAGAAACGAGATCTTCTTCTCCTTGGTGAAGCCGATCTATCACTATTACGAGAAGAGCCTTGCTTCCAAGAATGCCATTGACTTTAACGATATGATTAACCGGGCAACGAGCATTATAGAAGAAACAAAACCTCAGTTTCCCTATAAATATATCATCGTCGATGAATACCAGGACATCTCCCAAAGTCGCTTCCACCTCATTAACGCCATTAGAAAACAAACCGGGGCGAAAGTAATGTGTGTGGGTGATGATTGGCAGTCGATCTACCGCTTCGCTGGCAGTGATATTGAACTGTTCACAAACTTTGAAGCCTACTTTGGCGATCACGAACTACTACGAATTGAGAAGACTTACAGGAACTCCCAACAACTCATTGATACTGCAGGACAATTCGTAATGAAAAATCCGAGCCAATATAAGAAAAACTTAAGATCAGATAAAACAAACGAAACACCGATACGCATGTTCTTATTTAAAAACAGACAAATCATTCAACGCCTTGAAGATATCTTGGATGAAGTCGTAGCCGCAAAAGGAACGAATCAAACGATTATGCTCCTTGGGCGAAACAACTACGACATTCTCATCTTCGAGAAGAGTCCTGACTTTTATGCACAACACAAGAGTGGTAAAGTGACGTACAAGAAATATCCGAACCTTTCTATTCAGTTCCTATCTGTTCATAAATCAAAAGGATTAGAGGCTGATTACGTCATCCTTCTAAACGCTAAGAACGGGAAAACGGGCTTTCCTAACAAAATAGAAGATGATCCCGTACTAGAATGGGTCCTCCAAACGAAGGATCAGTTCCTCTTCTCAGAAGAACGCAGGTTGTTCTATACAGCAATAACAAGAACCCAAAACTCAACGTACATCCTGGTCCCTGAAAAAAGCCCTTCTTCATTTGTGAAAGAACTAAAAGAAGAGTACAACATAGCTTATGAGACAGGAGGGCATGTAGCAGAAGAAACACTAAAATGCCCTCGCTGCCACTCTGGTGACCTTACCATTCGAAATGATTCCTTTGTGGGCTGTAGCAATTACCCTCAGTGCGGGTACACCATTAATGATGTGAGTGTGCTTGAGCATCAGAAGAAATGCAGTCGCTGTGGAGGGTTTATGGCTAAACGAAAGAATAAAAGCGGGGAATATTTCTACGGGTGTAGTAACTATCCGCTTTGTAGTCAGACGGAAAATATAGAGTAG
- a CDS encoding toll/interleukin-1 receptor domain-containing protein — protein sequence MTEDIKKVFVSYSWDDSEHRQWVMDLVRNLRRNGVDATFDQFETQSGTVHLQEMMINSMKENDKVIIVLTQDYAERAESMQGGVGFETRLSLHELQDNPHKFIFLLRGGNFEESIPYHLKGYYVITFTDVEMYEEKFKELLHRIENVPLYEVNPIGPKPNLSPQKAIMEASKGGSDNRFTGSDFQLNREVTDLDKEKFLANSYTEMKDLFTELFAHIRSQNSGFDYNLENFGDKKHIFKLYDRGSYQTGIKMWLGGGFMKGINLYYGVHLDPSSDNAYNETLQCEEIDGVLYLKMTMNTFGDIEKGNPKALVEEIWQNHLYHYFK from the coding sequence ATGACTGAGGATATTAAAAAAGTATTTGTGAGTTACAGTTGGGATGATTCTGAACATAGACAATGGGTAATGGACCTTGTGAGGAACCTAAGAAGAAATGGTGTTGATGCTACATTTGATCAATTTGAGACTCAATCAGGGACAGTTCACCTTCAAGAAATGATGATAAATAGCATGAAGGAAAATGATAAAGTAATTATTGTATTAACACAGGATTACGCTGAGAGAGCTGAATCAATGCAAGGAGGAGTTGGTTTTGAGACTAGATTAAGTTTACATGAGTTACAAGACAATCCTCATAAGTTTATATTTTTATTAAGAGGCGGAAATTTTGAAGAATCAATTCCTTACCATTTAAAAGGTTATTATGTAATAACTTTTACTGATGTTGAGATGTATGAAGAAAAGTTTAAAGAACTTCTTCATCGTATTGAAAATGTGCCCTTGTATGAAGTGAATCCAATTGGCCCGAAGCCAAACCTATCTCCTCAGAAGGCAATAATGGAAGCTTCTAAGGGTGGTTCAGATAATCGTTTTACGGGGAGCGATTTTCAGTTAAACAGGGAAGTAACTGATTTAGATAAAGAAAAATTCTTAGCCAACAGTTATACTGAAATGAAAGATTTGTTTACTGAACTATTTGCCCATATAAGAAGTCAGAACTCTGGATTTGATTATAATCTAGAAAACTTTGGAGATAAAAAGCATATTTTCAAGCTATATGATAGAGGAAGTTATCAAACGGGCATTAAAATGTGGTTAGGCGGAGGTTTTATGAAGGGTATTAACTTATACTATGGAGTGCATTTGGATCCGTCTTCCGATAATGCCTATAATGAAACCTTACAATGTGAAGAGATAGATGGTGTTTTATATCTTAAAATGACAATGAACACCTTTGGCGATATAGAGAAGGGAAATCCTAAGGCGCTTGTAGAAGAAATTTGGCAAAACCACTTATACCATTACTTCAAATAA
- a CDS encoding tetratricopeptide repeat protein yields METIQQLTQQLHDWENMQGIDEEEEEQEWIGAGIALYEKIIKVDKENKSDYLQELSRLYLNYGRNEKMKFSNFTRAVRHLKQAVYIDPEDPRPCYHLSFLLMRQDHPEGALFYAERALKLGLDDKQTYKLFCNMALGYYKLLLLKESYGYLLKVEEKAKQDPVLGAFLKPYQATIKGSKKKGYVPLSEQHGTIVETEDELEDRVSGGECVVLMIHPYRTELNGEEECVSFSSVNAQILEAILLSEGGLTVTQISGVLWGYNAVEMSPSYVPRMMNKIRSDLKKATGIDGKKLLKTDGNLYVWDHTILKGNIHYKNHKRSGSRSREGITIL; encoded by the coding sequence TTGGAGACCATCCAACAACTAACCCAACAACTCCACGACTGGGAAAACATGCAGGGCATTGATGAAGAAGAGGAAGAGCAGGAGTGGATTGGTGCGGGGATTGCTCTTTACGAGAAGATCATCAAAGTAGATAAAGAGAATAAAAGCGACTATCTACAGGAGCTCTCAAGACTTTATCTGAACTATGGAAGAAATGAAAAGATGAAGTTTTCTAATTTCACACGTGCGGTGCGTCATTTAAAGCAAGCTGTCTATATTGATCCAGAAGATCCGAGGCCTTGCTACCATCTTTCTTTTTTGTTGATGCGCCAAGATCATCCTGAAGGAGCGCTTTTTTACGCGGAGCGTGCCCTTAAGCTTGGACTTGATGATAAACAGACTTATAAACTGTTTTGTAATATGGCCCTCGGTTATTACAAACTGCTTTTACTTAAAGAATCATATGGTTACTTACTTAAAGTAGAAGAGAAGGCAAAGCAGGATCCGGTTCTCGGAGCGTTCTTAAAACCGTATCAAGCGACTATCAAAGGTTCTAAAAAGAAGGGATATGTTCCTCTTTCTGAACAACATGGAACGATTGTGGAAACAGAGGATGAATTGGAGGATCGTGTATCTGGTGGAGAATGCGTTGTCTTGATGATCCACCCTTACCGAACAGAACTTAACGGGGAAGAGGAGTGCGTCAGTTTTTCTTCCGTAAACGCGCAGATTTTAGAAGCGATCCTGTTGAGTGAGGGAGGCCTCACTGTGACTCAGATCTCTGGAGTTCTGTGGGGGTATAACGCAGTCGAAATGTCCCCTTCTTATGTCCCAAGGATGATGAACAAGATTCGTTCTGATCTCAAGAAAGCCACAGGGATCGATGGAAAGAAGCTTCTTAAGACAGACGGAAATTTATACGTTTGGGATCACACTATTTTAAAAGGAAACATCCATTATAAGAATCATAAGCGATCTGGTTCCAGGTCAAGAGAGGGGATTACAATTTTGTAA